In Prochlorococcus marinus str. GP2, a single window of DNA contains:
- the sds gene encoding solanesyl diphosphate synthase — protein sequence MNTVTELLQPVENDLDDLILELKNLIGAGHPILQAAAEHLFSAGGKRLRPGIVLLISKAISPGFNLTSKHKRLAEITEMIHTASLVHDDVVDEASTRRGVDTVHSRFNTRVAVLAGDFLFAQASWHLANLDNVNVVKLLSRVIMDLAEGEIKQNLNRFDSAQSFSKYINKSYCKTASLIANSCKAAGVLSNLTDEKLTSLYNFGKNIGLAFQVVDDILDFTGNDKQLGKPAVSDLASGYLTAPVLYALEENKKLSVLINRELAEKDDLDDALNIIMNSKAIESSRKLAEDFALLSKEAIVWLPDSEYKRALLALPEFVLSRIY from the coding sequence ATGAATACAGTAACAGAACTACTACAACCAGTTGAAAATGATCTTGATGATCTTATTCTTGAACTGAAAAATCTAATAGGAGCTGGTCATCCAATTCTTCAAGCAGCAGCTGAACATCTTTTTAGTGCTGGGGGGAAAAGACTAAGGCCAGGTATTGTTTTACTAATTTCAAAAGCAATATCCCCTGGATTTAATCTAACAAGTAAACATAAAAGACTTGCTGAGATTACTGAAATGATTCATACAGCATCATTAGTCCACGACGATGTTGTTGATGAGGCTTCTACAAGAAGGGGAGTTGACACAGTGCATAGCAGATTTAACACTAGAGTAGCCGTATTGGCAGGTGACTTTTTATTTGCACAAGCAAGTTGGCACTTGGCAAATCTTGATAATGTAAATGTAGTTAAATTACTTAGTAGAGTAATAATGGATTTAGCCGAAGGTGAAATTAAACAAAATTTAAATAGATTCGATTCTGCTCAATCTTTTTCCAAATACATCAATAAAAGCTACTGTAAAACTGCCTCATTAATAGCAAATAGTTGCAAGGCCGCTGGAGTATTGAGTAATCTTACTGATGAAAAATTAACCTCTTTGTATAATTTTGGTAAGAATATTGGTTTAGCTTTTCAAGTTGTAGATGACATACTTGACTTCACTGGAAATGATAAACAACTTGGTAAACCCGCTGTAAGTGATCTTGCTAGTGGTTATCTAACTGCTCCAGTTTTATATGCCTTAGAAGAAAATAAAAAATTATCTGTGCTTATAAACAGAGAACTTGCTGAAAAAGATGATTTAGATGATGCTCTTAATATTATTATGAATTCTAAGGCTATCGAAAGTTCTAGAAAACTAGCTGAGGATTTTGCTCTGCTATCGAAAGAAGCTATAGTTTGGCTGCCTGATTCAGAGTATAAGAGAGCTTTGCTAGCTCTTCCAGAATTTGTCCTTAGCCGCATTTATTAG
- the acs gene encoding acetate--CoA ligase — translation MSLDKKNSINNILEEKRIFPPSKEFAENSNIRSQQELLSLKKQALENPIQFWESFAKSELDWFEPFQTVLDSDNAPFFKWFKEGKLNISYNCLDRHIKRGLGRKTALIWEGEPGDSKKFTYEELLKEVCKAANALKAVGLKKGDLVCIYMPMIPEAMFAMLACARIGAPHSVVFGGFSSEALKDRLIDGNAKFVITADGGFRKDKVIELKKAVDAAIESGANEVVEKVVVVQRTKKNISMVNGRDIWWHELLRDQKNWCEPEIMNSEDRLFILYTSGSTGKPKGVVHTTGGYNLWSHLTFKWIFDLKDDDIYWCTADVGWITGHSYIVYGPLSNGATTLMFEGVPRPSNLGAFWEIVQKYKVSIFYTAPTAIRAFMKSGREIPDKYNLESLRLLGTVGEPINPEAWMWYKDVIGKNRCPIVDTWWQTETGGVMISPLPGVVATKPGSATYPLPGIEVAVVDKNGNKVMENEGGYLIIKKPWPGMMRTIHGNSQRYLESYWDYISLKGEKHVYFAGDGARIDEDGYIWIMGRVDDVISVSGHRLGTMEIESALVSHKLVAEAAVVGKRDDLKGEVIVAFVSLEKDVNSSTELIEALKTHVVNEIGIIAKPEKIIISDALPKTRSGKIMRRILRSLAAGEKISGDVSTLEDSSVLDKLKERF, via the coding sequence ATGTCACTAGATAAAAAAAATTCAATTAATAACATCCTTGAAGAAAAGAGAATTTTTCCTCCCTCAAAAGAATTTGCAGAAAACTCAAATATTAGATCTCAACAAGAATTACTTAGTCTGAAAAAACAAGCATTAGAAAATCCAATTCAATTTTGGGAGTCTTTCGCAAAATCTGAACTAGATTGGTTTGAGCCTTTCCAAACTGTATTAGATAGCGATAATGCTCCATTTTTTAAGTGGTTTAAAGAAGGGAAACTCAATATTTCATATAACTGCTTAGATAGACACATCAAAAGAGGACTTGGAAGAAAAACTGCTCTTATATGGGAAGGAGAACCAGGAGATAGCAAAAAATTTACTTATGAAGAACTTCTAAAAGAGGTTTGTAAAGCTGCAAATGCATTAAAAGCAGTTGGGCTAAAAAAGGGAGATTTGGTATGTATTTATATGCCGATGATACCTGAAGCAATGTTCGCGATGTTAGCTTGTGCAAGAATTGGGGCACCACATTCGGTAGTTTTTGGAGGATTTTCTTCAGAAGCTCTAAAGGATAGATTAATTGATGGAAATGCTAAATTTGTTATCACTGCTGATGGTGGTTTTAGAAAAGATAAAGTAATTGAGCTTAAAAAAGCAGTTGATGCTGCGATTGAAAGTGGGGCAAATGAAGTCGTTGAAAAAGTAGTAGTTGTTCAAAGAACCAAAAAAAATATCTCTATGGTTAATGGGAGAGATATCTGGTGGCATGAATTATTGAGAGATCAAAAAAATTGGTGTGAGCCTGAAATAATGAACAGTGAAGATAGACTTTTTATTCTTTATACATCAGGTTCTACTGGGAAACCAAAAGGTGTAGTTCACACTACAGGTGGTTATAATCTTTGGTCACATTTGACATTTAAATGGATTTTTGATTTAAAAGATGATGATATCTACTGGTGTACTGCTGATGTTGGCTGGATCACAGGGCATAGTTATATAGTTTATGGGCCCTTATCTAATGGTGCTACAACTTTAATGTTTGAGGGAGTTCCAAGGCCTTCAAATTTAGGGGCTTTTTGGGAAATTGTTCAGAAATATAAGGTTTCGATTTTTTATACTGCTCCTACTGCAATACGAGCATTTATGAAGTCTGGACGTGAAATTCCTGATAAATATAATCTTGAAAGTCTAAGACTTTTGGGGACAGTTGGAGAACCAATTAATCCTGAAGCATGGATGTGGTACAAAGATGTTATAGGTAAAAATAGATGTCCCATAGTTGATACTTGGTGGCAAACTGAAACTGGTGGAGTGATGATAAGTCCCTTGCCTGGAGTGGTCGCAACAAAACCAGGCTCTGCTACTTATCCCTTACCTGGAATTGAAGTTGCAGTAGTTGATAAGAACGGAAATAAGGTTATGGAGAACGAAGGTGGTTATTTAATTATCAAGAAGCCTTGGCCAGGAATGATGAGAACAATTCATGGGAATTCCCAGAGATATTTGGAGAGTTATTGGGATTATATTTCCTTGAAAGGTGAAAAACATGTATATTTCGCTGGTGATGGAGCTCGCATTGATGAAGATGGTTACATATGGATTATGGGTAGAGTTGATGATGTTATAAGTGTTTCCGGTCATCGGTTGGGAACGATGGAAATAGAATCTGCTTTGGTAAGTCATAAATTAGTTGCAGAAGCCGCTGTTGTAGGGAAAAGAGATGATCTTAAAGGTGAAGTTATAGTTGCTTTCGTATCCTTAGAGAAAGATGTGAACAGTTCTACAGAATTAATAGAGGCTTTAAAGACACATGTCGTTAATGAAATTGGAATTATCGCTAAGCCCGAAAAAATAATAATTTCTGACGCGCTCCCGAAAACACGAAGTGGAAAAATTATGAGGAGAATTTTGAGGTCATTGGCTGCTGGCGAAAAAATAAGTGGTGATGTAAGTACTCTTGAAGATAGTTCTGTTTTGGATAAGTTGAAAGAAAGATTTTAA